In Bdellovibrionales bacterium, the following proteins share a genomic window:
- a CDS encoding serine/threonine protein kinase, whose product MENKSYEVFGKYILLEKLAAGGMAEVFLSRAPGTSGIGKFVAIKRILPQFYDTQEFIDMFRDEAKIAINLSHSNVVSIYEFGVEKNQFYLVMDYVEGRNLRQILNKMKKSNSTFSIDQIIYICKEVAGGLDHAHRCHDGTTGKPLNITHRDMSPQNIMISYEGEVKIVDFGIAKAESQLETTRAGTLKGKFGYMSPEQAEGQPVDLRTDIFSLGTCLWELLANDRLFIANNEINTLRKIRECQIPSLRKINPNIHAELERVVQKALARDRNLRYQTAAAMHRDLSRYLNRQFPDFSPHDFSVFVKTLFSDEIIEARKHLIEYSKVSFDSLGVQSEERESSGQRTVTGPGPTSQSSGSGARLQSLPAPEGAVPVIKGEVTSTDTQSRGSNSTADDRNTLSDSNLSMNTIEHEAITGSIRMKETTSVATAQPASANKEILAKQKLSQNLRAIVDKATESEVIEPKSRQNSKISPAYQSIKLKGGINAQEPVYQKRPPFSNDRNPSKSLERYNEGEDNSISNPDDEAIASAVKLQQQMNQTNQDSGSPDNFIQNPNTMEPTIDENQLVLQNRSAPNSRYTANADLEESSPGRKLLNIVTVSLLALFIYAFAAKFYTAQMAPLIRIMDPHLGVLHSAIGIDRRQTSISSKEPLKDPRAKAPNQVSEIVNEPVGPPIAPDLSTDPSGINADSNLENQASVPSDLLITSTPSGAEIYLNGTGLGKVTPSKIKVPSNEKFMITLKRGGYIDYERKDLLKSEVGIKFAATLQKALVGYLNIDVIPPRAAKIYINGQKLSGEMLPIFNYAVPAETWIVVRAEEPVGSLVAEEKIFLSRDQKRSLTLYLKKKPRAKRQESTE is encoded by the coding sequence GTGGAGAATAAGTCCTACGAAGTTTTCGGAAAGTACATCCTCCTCGAAAAGCTTGCTGCTGGCGGCATGGCCGAGGTGTTTCTTTCACGAGCTCCCGGGACGAGTGGTATTGGAAAATTTGTCGCCATAAAGCGAATTCTTCCCCAGTTTTACGATACTCAAGAATTTATTGATATGTTTAGAGATGAGGCAAAAATCGCCATTAACCTATCTCATAGCAATGTTGTCAGCATTTATGAATTTGGAGTTGAAAAGAATCAATTTTATCTTGTTATGGACTATGTGGAGGGACGAAACCTTCGCCAAATTCTTAACAAAATGAAAAAGTCCAACAGCACTTTTTCGATCGATCAGATTATTTATATCTGCAAAGAGGTAGCTGGCGGCTTGGATCATGCCCACCGTTGCCACGATGGAACGACCGGGAAGCCTCTCAACATCACTCACCGAGACATGAGCCCACAAAACATCATGATCAGTTATGAGGGAGAGGTAAAGATCGTTGATTTTGGTATCGCTAAAGCCGAAAGCCAACTGGAAACAACTCGAGCCGGTACACTCAAGGGAAAATTCGGCTACATGAGTCCAGAACAGGCCGAGGGACAGCCGGTTGATTTGCGAACTGATATTTTCTCATTGGGAACTTGTCTCTGGGAACTCTTGGCCAATGATCGATTATTTATCGCCAACAACGAAATCAATACCCTCCGAAAGATTCGCGAGTGTCAGATACCTAGCTTGCGCAAAATCAACCCAAATATTCATGCAGAATTGGAGAGAGTCGTTCAGAAAGCTCTGGCACGGGACCGCAATCTCCGGTATCAAACGGCTGCGGCTATGCACAGGGATCTCAGTCGCTATCTCAATCGCCAGTTTCCTGATTTTTCTCCCCACGATTTTTCAGTATTTGTTAAAACTCTCTTTTCAGATGAAATTATCGAAGCGCGGAAACATCTGATTGAATATTCGAAAGTGAGCTTTGATTCACTTGGCGTTCAAAGCGAGGAGCGTGAGAGTTCTGGTCAAAGAACAGTCACTGGACCTGGCCCGACTTCACAGTCCTCCGGCAGCGGCGCCAGACTGCAGAGTCTGCCGGCCCCTGAAGGTGCTGTGCCTGTTATAAAAGGAGAAGTCACCTCCACAGATACGCAATCGCGAGGAAGCAATTCTACCGCAGATGACCGAAACACCCTGTCTGATTCAAATCTATCGATGAATACAATTGAACATGAGGCAATTACTGGTTCTATTCGAATGAAAGAAACTACATCCGTTGCAACAGCTCAACCAGCCTCTGCTAATAAGGAAATTTTAGCAAAACAAAAATTAAGTCAAAACCTAAGGGCCATCGTCGACAAGGCCACAGAATCAGAAGTGATAGAACCGAAATCCCGACAAAATAGCAAGATATCCCCAGCCTATCAATCAATCAAGTTGAAGGGAGGAATAAATGCACAAGAGCCAGTCTACCAGAAACGTCCTCCCTTTTCTAACGATCGGAATCCATCTAAGTCATTAGAGCGATACAACGAGGGCGAGGACAACTCGATCTCCAACCCAGATGATGAAGCGATTGCCAGTGCCGTGAAGCTTCAGCAACAAATGAATCAAACCAATCAAGATAGTGGTTCACCCGACAATTTCATCCAAAACCCAAATACGATGGAACCCACTATAGATGAAAATCAACTTGTCCTCCAGAATCGATCAGCCCCCAATTCAAGGTACACCGCAAACGCCGACCTCGAGGAATCTAGTCCTGGTCGCAAGCTTTTAAATATAGTTACAGTCAGTTTGTTGGCGCTCTTCATTTACGCGTTTGCCGCCAAGTTTTACACTGCCCAAATGGCCCCTCTCATCAGAATTATGGATCCCCATTTAGGAGTTCTCCATTCTGCTATAGGAATTGATCGCCGACAGACATCCATTTCGAGCAAAGAGCCCCTGAAAGATCCAAGGGCGAAGGCTCCGAATCAGGTGAGCGAAATTGTCAACGAGCCGGTGGGTCCACCTATAGCTCCGGATCTCTCAACAGACCCCTCCGGCATCAATGCTGATTCAAACTTGGAAAACCAAGCTTCTGTGCCAAGTGATCTCTTAATTACGAGTACTCCGTCGGGAGCCGAAATTTACCTCAATGGAACAGGTCTAGGAAAGGTTACCCCAAGCAAAATCAAAGTCCCGAGCAATGAAAAATTCATGATCACTCTTAAGCGAGGAGGATACATTGACTATGAGAGGAAGGATCTCCTCAAATCCGAGGTTGGCATTAAGTTCGCAGCCACGCTTCAAAAAGCATTGGTAGGATACTTAAATATCGATGTGATACCTCCACGTGCAGCAAAAATATACATTAATGGACAAAAGCTTTCGGGAGAAATGCTTCCCATTTTTAACTATGCAGTCCCAGCAGAAACGTGGATTGTCGTTCGTGCTGAAGAACCCGTTGGATCGCTCGTGGCAGAAGAAAAAATCTTTCTCTCAAGAGACCAAAAGCGAAGCTTAACACTCTATCTAAAGAAGAAACCACGTGCCAAACGACAAGAAAGTACTGAGTGA
- a CDS encoding dephospho-CoA kinase, which produces MIIRNGFSEREARERMQAQIPIEQKLLRSKYVVKNTGKIEDLKKEIKNILGEMES; this is translated from the coding sequence ATGATAATTCGCAATGGATTTTCTGAAAGAGAAGCTCGTGAGCGAATGCAGGCTCAGATTCCGATTGAACAGAAACTTCTGCGGTCGAAATATGTTGTCAAGAACACTGGGAAAATTGAGGATTTAAAAAAGGAAATCAAAAACATTCTCGGGGAGATGGAATCTTAA
- a CDS encoding dephospho-CoA kinase: MKWIGLTGGIASGKSTVAQILREMGHSVVDADALARLVVAKNGPAYREVISVFGPDFFDSSGDLDRKKLGQAVFADKKKRVQLEQIIHPKVKSLAFLEKSRLEMEGKSIAFYDVPLLYEKNLESEFDAVLLIYAPESSSTRANDNSQWIF, from the coding sequence ATGAAATGGATTGGATTGACAGGGGGCATAGCCTCCGGAAAATCGACGGTTGCACAAATTCTCCGCGAGATGGGGCACTCTGTTGTTGATGCGGATGCTCTTGCCCGACTTGTAGTGGCGAAGAATGGCCCAGCCTATAGGGAAGTTATTTCGGTATTTGGACCTGATTTTTTTGATAGCAGCGGTGATTTGGATCGCAAAAAATTAGGTCAGGCAGTTTTTGCAGACAAAAAGAAGCGTGTTCAATTGGAACAAATCATTCATCCAAAAGTGAAAAGTTTGGCTTTTCTTGAAAAGTCTCGACTTGAGATGGAAGGTAAGAGTATTGCGTTTTATGATGTGCCGCTTCTGTATGAGAAAAATCTAGAATCTGAATTTGATGCCGTTCTGCTTATTTATGCTCCTGAGTCGAGTTCAACTCGAGCGAATGATAATTCGCAATGGATTTTCTGA